A genomic segment from uncultured Marinifilum sp. encodes:
- a CDS encoding radical SAM protein: protein MNRTPMPTDVSIITTYRCQMRCKMCNIWQNPTDVKKEITPEELKMLPNFKFVNLTGGEPFLREDIEEVVEVMFTKSPRIVISTSGWHYDKIIKLAKRFPNIGIRVSIEGMQATNDMLRGRNGGYQKGIALLKELKAMGVKDIGFGMTVSNLNHQDLIPLYELSREMGLEFATAAFHNSYYFHKGNNLISEKRAVNSDFEKLINRLLKENHPKAWFRAFFNLGLINYINGGRRMLPCEAGTANFFIEPYGEVYPCNGMEDGVWKQSMGNIRDGRSFEEIWNGKQAQEVRARVASCPKNCWMVGTAAPVMKKYIKHPVLWVAKNKLRSLLGKEVCVDRIPWYNVGQDPCQGDMDASRIKPFNDGSGAQPDPSLPLIEE, encoded by the coding sequence ATGAATAGAACACCCATGCCAACCGATGTGTCGATCATCACGACCTATCGTTGTCAGATGCGCTGTAAGATGTGCAACATCTGGCAAAATCCTACCGATGTAAAAAAAGAGATTACACCCGAGGAGCTGAAAATGCTTCCTAATTTTAAGTTTGTGAATCTAACGGGTGGGGAGCCTTTTCTGCGCGAGGATATCGAGGAAGTTGTAGAGGTGATGTTTACCAAGTCGCCACGCATTGTTATCTCTACCTCGGGTTGGCATTACGATAAAATTATAAAGCTGGCCAAACGTTTCCCCAACATTGGCATACGTGTGAGTATTGAGGGCATGCAGGCCACCAACGACATGCTGCGGGGTCGCAATGGCGGATATCAGAAAGGAATTGCCCTGCTGAAGGAGCTGAAAGCAATGGGCGTGAAAGACATTGGTTTTGGCATGACGGTTTCGAATCTGAACCATCAGGATTTAATTCCTTTGTATGAGCTTTCGAGAGAGATGGGTCTGGAGTTTGCTACGGCAGCTTTTCACAATTCCTACTATTTTCATAAGGGCAATAACTTAATCAGCGAAAAGCGTGCGGTAAATTCCGATTTCGAGAAGCTGATCAATCGCCTGCTGAAAGAGAATCATCCCAAAGCCTGGTTTCGGGCCTTTTTTAATTTGGGATTGATTAATTACATCAATGGGGGCCGCCGTATGTTGCCTTGCGAGGCAGGAACAGCCAACTTTTTTATCGAGCCTTATGGCGAGGTGTATCCCTGCAATGGCATGGAAGATGGGGTTTGGAAACAGAGCATGGGCAATATCCGCGATGGACGAAGTTTCGAGGAAATATGGAACGGCAAGCAAGCACAGGAGGTAAGAGCCCGTGTGGCTTCCTGTCCGAAAAACTGCTGGATGGTGGGTACGGCTGCTCCGGTAATGAAAAAATACATCAAGCATCCGGTTTTGTGGGTGGCAAAAAATAAATTGCGTTCCCTGCTGGGGAAAGAGGTGTGTGTGGATCGCATTCCCTGGTACAATGTAGGACAGGATCCCTGTCAGGGCGATATGGATGCTTCTCGCATCAAACCTTTTAACGATGGAAGTGGGGCACAGCCCGATCCTTCTTTACCTCTTATCGAGGAGTAG
- a CDS encoding glycosyltransferase family 4 protein: protein MKVVVLGTRGIPKIQGGVETHCEKLYPRLANLGCDVTLIRRKGYVASDNQIEDYEGVHLVDVFSPKQKSIEAIFHSLVGVVKAKRLNPDVLHIHAIGPSLVVPFAKMLGMKVVTTHHGPDYDRQKWNRVAKRLLRVGESMGAHFSDRVIVISEVIKELLDKKYHCKEKLDLIYNGVDLPEKSKQTDYIESLGVEAQKYIIAVGRFVEEKGFHDLIAAYKNITTDMKLVLVGDADHESIYSEQLKAMAKDAGVVLTGFIKGEKLNQVFSHAGLFVLPSYHEGLPIALLEAMSYNLNVLVSDIPANAEVKLDANDYFKVGDVENLSEQLNRKVKNHEQRDFVPVVKKKYNWDEIAKQVLAVYDKMMRQKRKAFWSVKKN, encoded by the coding sequence ATGAAAGTAGTAGTATTAGGAACTCGCGGAATCCCAAAGATTCAGGGCGGGGTAGAAACCCATTGCGAAAAATTATATCCCCGTCTGGCCAATTTGGGTTGCGATGTTACTCTTATTCGTCGTAAGGGATATGTCGCATCCGATAATCAAATAGAGGATTACGAAGGCGTTCATTTGGTCGATGTATTTTCTCCAAAGCAGAAGAGTATAGAAGCTATATTTCATTCCCTAGTTGGGGTGGTAAAGGCAAAACGCTTAAATCCAGATGTGTTGCATATTCATGCCATTGGTCCTTCATTGGTGGTTCCTTTTGCAAAAATGCTGGGCATGAAAGTAGTAACTACTCACCATGGTCCCGATTACGATCGCCAGAAATGGAATCGTGTTGCCAAGCGCTTATTGCGTGTTGGTGAAAGTATGGGAGCTCACTTTTCCGATCGGGTTATTGTAATATCCGAAGTAATAAAGGAACTTTTAGATAAGAAATATCACTGTAAAGAGAAATTAGATTTGATTTACAATGGGGTAGACTTGCCAGAGAAAAGTAAGCAAACAGATTATATAGAATCGTTAGGTGTAGAAGCGCAAAAATATATTATAGCCGTTGGCCGTTTTGTAGAGGAGAAAGGATTTCATGATTTAATTGCGGCTTATAAAAATATTACTACCGATATGAAATTGGTTTTGGTTGGCGATGCCGATCATGAATCTATTTACAGTGAGCAACTAAAGGCCATGGCTAAAGATGCAGGAGTTGTACTTACTGGTTTTATAAAAGGGGAAAAGCTAAATCAGGTATTTTCTCATGCCGGTTTGTTTGTTTTGCCATCCTATCATGAGGGATTACCCATAGCACTTCTAGAAGCCATGTCGTACAATTTAAATGTATTGGTGAGTGATATTCCGGCAAATGCAGAGGTAAAACTGGATGCGAACGACTACTTTAAAGTGGGAGATGTTGAAAATTTAAGCGAGCAATTAAATAGAAAAGTAAAAAATCATGAGCAAAGAGATTTTGTTCCTGTTGTAAAGAAAAAATACAACTGGGACGAAATTGCCAAACAAGTATTGGCTGTCTATGATAAAATGATGAGGCAGAAAAGAAAGGCTTTTTGGTCGGTGAAGAAGAATTAA
- the tnpB gene encoding IS66 family insertion sequence element accessory protein TnpB: MSWDKDGFCIYYKRLEKGTFKRPTTRIDKAGHPEGSLATKDLSEQLRINN; encoded by the coding sequence GTGTCCTGGGATAAAGATGGATTTTGTATTTATTACAAGCGTTTGGAAAAAGGCACTTTTAAGCGACCAACAACACGAATTGATAAGGCAGGTCATCCTGAGGGAAGCTTAGCGACGAAGGATCTCTCCGAACAATTAAGAATTAACAATTAA
- a CDS encoding mannose-1-phosphate guanylyltransferase, with protein sequence MNKNNYIIIMAGGIGSRFWPMSTAAKPKQFLDVLGIGKTLLQQTVDRFKSIAPAENILVVTSAKYKQLVQEQCPELLESNILLEPCMRNTAPCIAYACSKIKGLCKDANMVVAPSDHLITKEEEFIRIIENGLAFTEKDDVLLTLGIEPHKPETGYGYIQAQDDKSKEKNQSLHIGSEGVSYETMTNHSQTISQAKPLQVQAFKEKPDLQTAKEYLHKGNYFWNSGIFLWSLSSISKAFDRHLPDLKDIFRKGKQYLNTDKEQEFIDSMFPFCPSISIDYGIMEKADNIYVQPADFGWSDLGTWGSLWEKREKSEEGNTVVGDKTHLFDSSNCIVNMPLNKKVVIQGLENYIIVEENDTLLICKKEDEQRIKEFQNAVKE encoded by the coding sequence ATGAATAAAAACAATTATATCATCATTATGGCCGGGGGGATAGGTTCCCGATTCTGGCCCATGAGCACGGCAGCAAAGCCCAAGCAATTTCTTGATGTATTAGGAATTGGAAAAACCCTATTGCAGCAAACCGTCGATCGATTTAAGAGCATAGCTCCGGCAGAGAATATTTTGGTGGTGACTTCGGCAAAATACAAGCAGCTGGTACAAGAGCAATGTCCCGAATTACTGGAATCGAACATATTGCTCGAGCCCTGCATGCGCAATACTGCACCCTGTATTGCCTATGCCTGTTCCAAGATAAAAGGTCTGTGTAAAGATGCCAATATGGTGGTAGCCCCATCGGATCATCTCATTACCAAAGAGGAGGAGTTTATCCGTATCATAGAAAACGGATTGGCCTTTACCGAAAAAGATGATGTCTTGTTAACACTGGGCATAGAGCCACACAAACCTGAAACGGGATATGGATATATACAGGCGCAGGACGATAAATCAAAGGAAAAGAATCAATCCTTGCACATTGGTTCCGAGGGCGTATCTTATGAGACCATGACCAATCATTCGCAGACTATATCCCAAGCAAAGCCTTTGCAGGTACAGGCCTTTAAGGAAAAGCCCGATTTGCAGACCGCAAAAGAGTATCTCCATAAGGGCAATTACTTTTGGAACTCCGGAATTTTTCTGTGGTCGCTAAGCAGTATCAGTAAGGCATTCGACAGGCATTTGCCCGATTTAAAGGATATCTTTCGCAAGGGCAAGCAATATCTCAACACCGACAAAGAGCAGGAATTTATCGATAGCATGTTTCCCTTTTGCCCTAGTATTTCCATCGATTATGGAATAATGGAAAAGGCCGATAACATATATGTACAGCCGGCAGATTTTGGCTGGTCCGACCTGGGTACCTGGGGATCATTATGGGAAAAACGTGAAAAATCGGAAGAAGGAAATACTGTTGTGGGCGATAAAACCCATCTGTTCGATTCCTCCAATTGTATTGTTAACATGCCTTTAAATAAGAAGGTAGTGATTCAGGGACTAGAAAACTACATCATTGTAGAAGAAAACGACACCCTGCTAATCTGCAAAAAAGAAGACGAGCAGCGCATCAAGGAATTCCAGAACGCGGTGAAGGAGTGA
- a CDS encoding sugar transferase: MIRERESALEKLSVGLQVLITLVCFYAAWWGTNSFIKPVGGEFIEYKIIFLLIAPLWFVLLDNFGLGKMTRVKMYSTLLVEYMTVVGIGMGFVFTAIVIMDFDMISRMVLFIFAGVNFLVLFSYKFIVYRIMKFLRGKGYNSRSVLIIADDDSYYFIDRLIETKDWGFKVWAIMTDSKYIRAKYRKNFTVLPEHKKMAEVIDGKALDEVMYCKGALDQDEIRSLIYACSEVGVTFRMQSELLSVVSVRSQLAYFNQLPFLTFMNTPSNYLALKIKSAMDYVGAAFIVLCISPVLLIIALAIKLNDGGPIFFAQKRVGKNGRRFPCLKFRTMVTNAEALKAGLMAQNEQEGPVFKIKKDPRVTRIGHFLRRTSLDELPQFFNVLRGEMSIVGPRPPVPAEVLQYERWQRRRLSMKPGITCIWQVSGRNNIPFDQWMKMDMQYIDTWSLKLDFILFLKTFKVMLTGDGQ, translated from the coding sequence ATGATTAGAGAACGAGAATCAGCCTTAGAGAAGCTCAGTGTAGGGCTTCAGGTATTAATTACGCTGGTCTGTTTTTACGCAGCCTGGTGGGGAACAAACTCTTTTATAAAGCCTGTTGGCGGAGAGTTTATCGAATATAAGATCATTTTTTTACTGATTGCTCCTCTGTGGTTTGTTTTGCTCGATAATTTCGGATTGGGAAAAATGACCCGTGTAAAAATGTATTCAACCCTTTTAGTCGAATACATGACCGTTGTAGGCATAGGCATGGGCTTTGTGTTTACAGCCATTGTGATTATGGATTTTGATATGATCTCGCGAATGGTCTTGTTTATTTTTGCGGGTGTAAATTTCTTGGTTCTATTTTCCTACAAGTTTATCGTATATCGTATCATGAAATTTTTGCGTGGTAAAGGGTATAACTCCCGATCTGTTTTGATTATTGCCGACGATGATTCCTATTATTTTATCGATCGCCTTATTGAAACCAAAGATTGGGGATTTAAAGTCTGGGCAATAATGACCGACAGCAAGTACATAAGGGCCAAATACAGAAAGAATTTTACCGTTCTGCCCGAGCATAAAAAAATGGCAGAGGTAATCGATGGCAAGGCTCTTGATGAGGTAATGTACTGCAAAGGTGCTTTAGATCAGGATGAGATTCGTAGTTTGATATATGCCTGCTCCGAGGTGGGTGTAACCTTTAGAATGCAATCGGAGCTGCTAAGCGTGGTGAGTGTACGTTCGCAGTTGGCCTATTTTAACCAGTTGCCTTTTCTAACTTTTATGAATACACCAAGTAATTATTTGGCATTAAAAATAAAATCGGCCATGGATTATGTGGGTGCTGCCTTTATTGTTTTGTGTATTTCTCCTGTTTTACTGATTATTGCTTTGGCCATAAAGCTAAACGATGGCGGACCAATTTTCTTTGCGCAAAAACGTGTGGGCAAGAATGGTCGTCGTTTTCCATGTCTTAAGTTTAGAACCATGGTGACCAATGCCGAGGCTTTAAAAGCCGGATTAATGGCTCAGAACGAACAGGAAGGGCCCGTTTTTAAGATAAAGAAAGATCCGAGGGTAACTCGTATTGGGCATTTCCTACGAAGAACCTCTCTCGATGAGCTGCCACAATTTTTTAATGTCCTTCGGGGCGAGATGTCTATTGTGGGACCTCGTCCGCCGGTTCCGGCTGAAGTGCTTCAGTACGAACGCTGGCAACGCCGACGACTAAGCATGAAACCCGGTATTACCTGCATCTGGCAGGTATCGGGTCGCAATAACATTCCTTTCGATCAGTGGATGAAAATGGATATGCAGTATATCGATACCTGGTCGCTAAAGCTCGATTTTATCCTCTTTCTAAAAACCTTTAAGGTTATGCTTACTGGCGATGGGCAGTGA
- a CDS encoding polysaccharide biosynthesis/export family protein, which produces MNKLFLFCLLALMGILGTSCRSSKDLVYLNNTGDEEILEGMPGKVAEYVIKTNDNLYVDIQSMSPEVNALFNPTKGMGTTGGTQQNFGQPSSQYLNGFMVDLSGNIKLPVIGLVAVAGKTLGETQAAIQAAADEYLKDATVKVKLLSFKITVLGEVKNPGMYYNYNNNMTVLDGISMASGVTDYGRIQKVLVMRTTHKGSKTYRLDLSNKKFLSSEGFFLQPNDVVYVEPDKYKNVKLNSPMYSLFLSTVSTLILILNVL; this is translated from the coding sequence ATGAACAAACTATTTTTATTTTGCCTGTTGGCCCTAATGGGGATATTGGGAACATCCTGCCGGTCTAGTAAAGACCTGGTATATCTTAACAATACGGGAGACGAGGAAATACTTGAAGGAATGCCTGGAAAAGTCGCAGAATATGTGATTAAAACCAACGATAATTTATATGTTGATATACAATCTATGAGTCCCGAGGTGAATGCACTTTTTAACCCTACCAAGGGAATGGGAACAACAGGAGGAACCCAGCAGAATTTTGGGCAGCCATCATCGCAATATTTAAATGGTTTTATGGTCGATTTATCGGGAAATATTAAATTACCCGTTATTGGCTTAGTGGCTGTTGCAGGAAAAACACTGGGAGAAACACAGGCTGCCATTCAGGCTGCTGCCGATGAATATCTTAAGGATGCCACAGTAAAAGTAAAGCTGCTGAGTTTTAAAATTACCGTATTGGGAGAGGTGAAAAATCCGGGAATGTACTACAACTACAACAATAACATGACAGTGCTCGATGGTATTAGCATGGCCAGTGGTGTTACCGATTACGGAAGAATACAGAAGGTATTGGTGATGCGTACCACTCATAAAGGCAGTAAAACCTATCGCCTCGATTTAAGCAATAAAAAATTCTTATCCTCCGAAGGCTTTTTTCTACAGCCCAACGATGTGGTATACGTAGAACCCGATAAATACAAAAATGTAAAACTAAATTCCCCAATGTATTCTCTGTTCTTATCAACCGTGTCTACGCTGATATTGATTTTGAATGTGTTGTAA
- a CDS encoding four helix bundle protein — MGTIKQFEDLDIWKESKDLCVLIYKICGVLKDFGFRDQIQRAAVSVMNNISEGFERGSDKEFQRFLKISKGSAGEVRSMLWLAVELDYINRDKSKVLIKRYALLSSRIAGFIKYLNKN; from the coding sequence ATGGGAACGATAAAGCAATTTGAGGATTTAGATATTTGGAAGGAAAGTAAAGATCTTTGTGTTCTTATTTATAAGATTTGTGGTGTTTTAAAAGACTTTGGGTTTCGTGATCAGATCCAAAGAGCAGCAGTTTCTGTAATGAATAATATTTCAGAGGGGTTTGAGAGAGGTTCAGATAAGGAATTTCAAAGATTCTTAAAAATTTCAAAAGGTTCAGCAGGTGAAGTCAGAAGTATGTTATGGCTGGCTGTTGAGTTGGATTATATTAACAGAGACAAAAGTAAAGTGTTAATAAAAAGGTATGCATTATTATCATCCAGAATTGCAGGATTTATTAAATACCTAAATAAAAATTAA
- a CDS encoding polysaccharide biosynthesis tyrosine autokinase yields the protein MNNNINEMMEYFEMEEGTNIKEFLFRLLSKWHWFVLCGFLGCVLGFLVSKSKPASYSLNASVLINDESQSMGIDQLFEGFDLGSKANIENHILMLKSYTLNRRALQNLNRRVSWYQKGILKDVSLYKNNPFEVELNNKAKNICGLPIEIIPQSNDTYKLIVNGEYTENSVKHKIDFTGRGKYGERFHDQFFDFVLRKNENFELADESYYFKINNLDELTKACQQNLDVSLATKKADGILLSYEGTIPAREVDYMNELIRVYMEYGLSEKNRTSENTVRFIDMQLDGIVDSLNQAGENFSDFRSKNGIVDLSQEAGLVVEKLEELESEKALAERQFEYFRNLQNYMGDSEQMKLMVVPSVVGIVDAGLNAQVVKLGELYGKRSSLSVVAKEKNPSFIMINQEIKNVRESLSENLRNLLSNAEINLNALNKRMSKIQMELAGLPQTEQKLINIKRRFDLNNELYTFLLQKRAEAAITTASNVSDAQILDPARVETAEKTGPKTIINLIVGVILGCAIPFLVIVVGDYFNDNIKSKEDIEKESKLPIIGEIAHNNYSEELPIVAHPRSGIAESFRGLRTNLQYMFKKKEGCKVLALHSMVPGEGKTFSSLNLANIIAMDGKKVLLVGCDLRKPRLHSIFAVNNKFGLSTYLIGHHSFKEVLQTTETPNMYFVNSGPIPPNPAELLGTDEFEQFINEAREQFDYIVMDNAPVTLVTDGLLTGKHADTNLFILRQSYSNKSQIKFINQLAEKESIPKIGIVLNDAVYNGYGYGYGNGYGKNYGSYGYGNGYYDEDHKPLSMGKRLLRKFFKN from the coding sequence ATGAATAACAACATAAACGAAATGATGGAATACTTCGAGATGGAGGAAGGAACCAATATCAAAGAATTTTTATTCCGTTTACTATCGAAATGGCACTGGTTTGTGCTGTGCGGATTTTTAGGATGTGTACTCGGATTTTTAGTGAGTAAATCGAAACCAGCAAGCTATAGTTTAAATGCTTCGGTCCTGATTAATGATGAATCGCAGTCGATGGGTATCGATCAGTTGTTTGAAGGCTTCGATTTGGGCAGTAAGGCCAATATCGAGAATCATATCCTTATGCTTAAATCCTATACCTTAAACCGCAGGGCACTACAGAATTTAAATCGCAGGGTTTCCTGGTATCAAAAGGGAATTTTAAAAGATGTAAGTCTGTATAAAAATAATCCGTTCGAGGTAGAGCTTAACAATAAAGCAAAGAACATTTGTGGCTTGCCAATAGAAATAATTCCGCAGTCGAACGATACTTACAAACTTATTGTTAATGGTGAATATACCGAGAATTCGGTAAAACACAAGATCGATTTTACGGGCAGAGGAAAATACGGAGAGCGTTTTCACGATCAGTTTTTTGATTTTGTGCTGCGTAAAAATGAAAATTTCGAGCTGGCAGATGAGAGCTATTATTTTAAGATTAATAATTTAGATGAGCTAACAAAAGCCTGTCAGCAAAATTTAGATGTGAGTTTGGCAACTAAAAAAGCCGATGGTATTTTGTTGAGCTACGAGGGGACTATTCCTGCTCGCGAAGTTGACTATATGAACGAGTTAATTCGTGTGTATATGGAATATGGCTTGAGTGAGAAAAACCGTACCTCCGAAAACACCGTTCGCTTTATAGATATGCAGCTCGATGGAATTGTTGATTCCCTCAATCAGGCAGGAGAGAACTTCTCCGATTTCCGATCTAAGAATGGAATTGTGGACTTAAGTCAGGAAGCCGGTTTGGTAGTAGAGAAACTGGAAGAACTGGAGTCGGAAAAGGCTTTGGCAGAGCGACAGTTCGAGTATTTCCGCAATCTGCAAAACTATATGGGCGACTCGGAGCAGATGAAGTTAATGGTAGTGCCCTCGGTGGTAGGAATTGTTGATGCTGGATTAAATGCACAGGTAGTAAAATTGGGAGAGTTGTACGGAAAAAGATCCTCCTTGTCGGTGGTGGCAAAAGAGAAGAATCCTTCGTTTATAATGATTAATCAGGAGATTAAAAATGTTCGTGAATCTCTAAGCGAGAATTTACGAAACCTGCTTTCTAATGCCGAGATAAATTTAAATGCCTTAAACAAGCGAATGAGTAAAATTCAGATGGAGTTGGCAGGATTACCACAAACGGAGCAGAAATTGATTAACATAAAGCGTCGTTTCGATTTAAATAACGAACTCTACACTTTCTTGCTTCAGAAAAGAGCCGAGGCAGCAATTACCACCGCTTCCAATGTGTCTGACGCACAGATACTGGATCCTGCCCGTGTTGAAACAGCCGAGAAAACAGGTCCTAAAACAATTATTAATCTTATTGTGGGTGTGATATTGGGCTGTGCTATTCCATTTCTGGTAATTGTGGTTGGCGATTATTTTAATGATAATATTAAATCGAAAGAAGACATAGAGAAAGAGAGTAAGCTGCCTATTATTGGCGAGATAGCCCATAATAATTATTCCGAAGAGCTGCCCATTGTGGCACATCCCCGATCGGGTATTGCAGAATCGTTCCGCGGATTGCGTACCAACCTCCAGTACATGTTTAAGAAAAAGGAAGGATGTAAAGTATTGGCTCTCCACTCTATGGTTCCTGGCGAGGGAAAAACATTTAGCTCCCTAAATCTGGCCAATATTATTGCCATGGATGGGAAAAAGGTATTGCTGGTGGGTTGCGACCTTCGTAAACCGCGTTTGCACTCTATTTTTGCGGTGAATAATAAATTTGGTTTGTCTACCTACCTTATTGGTCACCATAGCTTTAAAGAGGTGCTTCAAACCACCGAAACGCCCAATATGTATTTTGTAAACTCCGGACCTATTCCGCCTAATCCGGCCGAGTTACTGGGTACCGACGAGTTCGAGCAGTTTATAAATGAGGCACGCGAGCAATTCGATTACATTGTTATGGATAATGCGCCTGTCACCCTGGTTACCGATGGTTTACTAACCGGAAAGCATGCCGACACCAATTTATTTATTCTTCGTCAGTCCTACTCAAATAAGAGTCAGATTAAATTTATTAATCAGTTGGCCGAGAAAGAGAGTATTCCTAAAATTGGTATTGTGCTTAACGATGCCGTTTACAACGGATATGGTTACGGATATGGTAACGGGTATGGTAAAAATTATGGTAGCTACGGTTATGGCAACGGCTATTACGACGAAGATCATAAACCATTGAGTATGGGCAAGCGTTTACTGCGAAAATTTTTTAAGAATTAG
- a CDS encoding hydrolase, which translates to MIIAIDFDGTIVEQRYPKIGREIPFACSTLKMLQEEGHQLILWTYRCGRELEQAVEYCRGKGVEFYAVNKNYPEEVFDESVSRKIKADLYIDDMNYGGLPDWGEIYAGIKGIEIKNNQTKKKKGFRFFG; encoded by the coding sequence ATGATTATAGCCATAGACTTCGACGGAACCATAGTAGAGCAACGATATCCGAAAATAGGAAGAGAGATACCTTTTGCCTGTTCCACCTTAAAAATGCTGCAGGAAGAAGGACACCAATTAATTTTATGGACTTATAGGTGTGGCAGGGAGCTTGAACAAGCCGTGGAGTATTGCCGTGGCAAGGGAGTGGAGTTTTATGCGGTGAATAAAAATTATCCCGAAGAGGTATTCGACGAATCTGTAAGTCGCAAAATAAAAGCCGATTTATATATCGACGATATGAATTATGGCGGTTTACCCGATTGGGGAGAAATTTATGCCGGTATAAAAGGCATTGAAATAAAAAATAATCAGACCAAAAAGAAGAAAGGCTTTCGGTTTTTCGGATAA
- a CDS encoding arylsulfatase produces MDLLTKRKLLFVMIAFVLFSSCSSSHKKEEKLSKPNVVVIYLDDLGYGDLGIYGAKGLETPNIDNLAKNGIKFTNGYATSATCTPSRYGLLTGVYPWRNKDAKILPGTAPLLIGTEQMTVPKMMKKQGYQTAVVGKWHLGLGTGVNDWNKHITPGPNEVGFDYAYIMAATQDRVPTVFIDNGYVDGLDPKDPIEINYAENFEGQPTGKDNPELLRMKWHHGHNSSIVNGIPRIGYMKGGESAKWIDEDMADHFLAKAQKYVKDHKKEPFFLYYAMQQPHVPRTPNKRFVGKSDLGPRGDVIVEADWCVGEFMKTLEEEGVLDNTLIIFSSDNGPVLNDGYYDDAVEKLGDHKPAGALRGGKYSLFEAGVRVPFITYWKGKISPAVSDALVCQVDVLASLAKLTGSDISLNDSEDMLDVFLGKSVKGREDLVIEATSRTAYRKGDWLMIPPYKGDKVLKEVNIEIGNSDEFQLYNLKEDIAQQNNLASTKPEKLKELIKSFEKIRGTDYRNIEAVELK; encoded by the coding sequence ATGGATTTACTAACAAAAAGAAAACTGCTTTTTGTGATGATAGCTTTTGTGCTATTCTCTTCCTGTAGCAGTTCTCATAAAAAAGAAGAAAAATTATCTAAGCCTAATGTTGTTGTTATTTATCTCGACGATTTAGGATATGGCGATTTGGGAATTTATGGGGCCAAAGGACTGGAAACACCTAATATCGATAATCTGGCAAAGAATGGAATTAAATTTACCAATGGATATGCAACATCGGCCACTTGTACACCCAGCAGATATGGTTTATTAACAGGAGTTTACCCATGGAGAAATAAGGATGCTAAGATTCTTCCGGGAACAGCGCCTTTGCTCATTGGAACAGAACAAATGACAGTCCCAAAAATGATGAAAAAGCAGGGCTATCAGACTGCTGTTGTAGGAAAATGGCATTTGGGATTGGGTACAGGTGTTAACGACTGGAACAAACACATTACTCCTGGACCAAACGAAGTGGGTTTCGATTATGCTTATATTATGGCCGCAACTCAGGATCGTGTGCCTACGGTATTTATCGATAACGGATATGTTGACGGCTTAGATCCTAAGGATCCCATAGAAATTAATTATGCCGAGAATTTTGAAGGTCAGCCAACGGGAAAAGATAATCCAGAACTGTTACGAATGAAATGGCACCACGGACACAATAGTAGTATTGTAAACGGTATTCCACGTATTGGTTATATGAAAGGTGGAGAATCGGCAAAATGGATAGATGAGGATATGGCCGATCATTTTTTGGCGAAAGCTCAAAAATATGTGAAAGATCATAAAAAAGAGCCTTTCTTTTTGTACTATGCAATGCAGCAACCTCATGTTCCGCGTACTCCCAACAAGCGATTTGTGGGAAAATCGGACTTAGGTCCACGTGGCGATGTTATTGTAGAAGCCGATTGGTGTGTGGGTGAGTTTATGAAAACTCTGGAAGAAGAAGGAGTTCTTGATAATACATTAATTATATTCTCCAGCGATAATGGTCCGGTATTAAATGATGGATATTACGATGATGCTGTTGAAAAGCTTGGCGATCATAAGCCTGCTGGTGCTTTGCGAGGAGGAAAATACAGCCTGTTCGAAGCAGGCGTAAGAGTTCCCTTTATTACCTACTGGAAAGGAAAAATAAGTCCGGCAGTTTCCGATGCTTTGGTTTGTCAGGTTGATGTGCTGGCATCGCTGGCTAAGCTTACCGGAAGCGATATCAGCTTAAACGATAGTGAGGATATGCTGGATGTATTCTTGGGTAAGAGTGTAAAAGGTCGTGAAGATTTAGTGATTGAAGCTACAAGCAGAACAGCCTACCGAAAGGGAGACTGGTTAATGATTCCTCCTTATAAAGGCGATAAAGTTTTAAAAGAAGTGAATATAGAAATTGGAAATTCTGATGAATTCCAGTTGTACAATTTGAAAGAAGATATTGCTCAGCAAAATAACTTGGCAAGCACTAAGCCCGAAAAATTAAAAGAGCTGATTAAAAGCTTTGAAAAAATTCGAGGTACCGATTACAGGAATATAGAAGCCGTAGAGCTCAAGTAA